In a genomic window of Carassius gibelio isolate Cgi1373 ecotype wild population from Czech Republic chromosome A3, carGib1.2-hapl.c, whole genome shotgun sequence:
- the LOC127947076 gene encoding uncharacterized protein LOC127947076 isoform X1, whose product MAEEGRTVCVNGLPTDVDHECLRDKLLIHFLRQKNGGGEVMSVTIIGRTPLRALVTFEESRVVQSVLRHHPHIVQLGAIKYELSLSLPRQESMSLNKVILDMTVTVDCSQLPLGVETLNILRSEFPGLRTQRGLLQDTCTLQGCYSDFQGAFPYMQTLVNHHLSKAGYPNFSRDRGQNLEKREDLASVKKWASFTSQSPGDVSSISMAGLGHFGLQDNNEALTEHSTRTKKSKVEEGAECRIDEANLEDLSVIMEADAFAYLENLKEYKQILCLHGVQVVHVTSEGVTTLYLQSEVPTRSGVKQMHQAHKDLSQLYQRLEGCLRKDQIQKSALYMPDGLTSTLKKVQLLLPNVLLSYDQDSIYIVGEKSEVSQAKQMLLLGREEDVMQNLTEMPPSSSSSLSASLESLEREQQVKRKSQVHTPVPPKLIGSSTDRKGEVGNTKEYKLAARFKSSGLGEMGGDIRSFTAKMDMLMLDSTPPFRSSLGTAGALSNELTGEGIETFRMTSPSCRGEDVLFKNQDPLSVNTFGGTTFNASIAKPTTPAGLASTLTTGVKVSVNTSVNALSARNAEVKTAAPSSTSLPISKSPLKRANSFSGRPQLKDQVKNSQITAKPMISAYAHQRARSNSLSGGKPNEDCQIPTVEAELSVSCLMWGYIQEVYCNQLDSMKSGLQMTEKQAGKSEMSITLKGTDSSKVGESHRELQNLVALVASDFCIQELSLTGLGRVEKDKLFETCCLNVQSRFPKVTLHTVKNSIYLIGPKLLCSQARDIFKEVYSGQKSPSLPQMKTMQEGINQGPAKSSLGIWSTKADHFKSEQSLNEFSFQDTSQVANSSCKSGGQSIKPKTAILGGLENPRYTKDVLSKTNSLNQFAKPREDTMRQKNYGPTSLALEAHKKQDTSMALKLTDLLSHTTSEQCVCGANNASVKRTTSGVIHCSDSVQMHKYCLVCGKAEMNTQKKGLGDPFQSCSSKNTQQEYQTRDQHSGQEDSKVHKGIQGTMTCVEMTFSLPGYNKYTTAKITYCIPDGIQGDKDPYPGSPFEGGKFVAYLPLDLKGQSLLPCLEKAFNQGLTFTVSSSKKGIGDAKVTWGRIPHKTRVDGGKSGKGYPDSTYFTRLREALVAHGIEGVPAISQDQLKS is encoded by the exons ATGGCAGAGGAAGGCCGCACGGTGTGCGTTAACGGTTTGCCAACAGACGTGGACCATGAATGTCTCCGGGACAAACTTCTGATTCACTTCCTACGCCAGAAGAACGGAGGAGGAGAGGTCATGTCAGTCACTATCATCGGTCGGACACCTCTGCGTGCCCTCGTCACATTTGAGGAGAGCAGAG TGGTCCAGAGCGTACTTCGTCATCATCCTCACATTGTACAGCTGGGTGCCATAAAATATGAACTCTCCCTGAGTCTCCCAAGACAAGAGTCTATGAGTCTAAATAAG GTGATCCTCGATATGACTGTGACTGTGGATTGCAGTCAGCTTCCTCTGGGTGTGGAGACTCTGAATATCCTGCGCAGTGAGTTTCCAGGTCTACGTACACAACGTGGCTTATTACAAGACACGTGCACCCTGCAAGGCTGCTACTCTGATTTTCAAGGCGCCTTTCCTTATATGCAAACGTTAGTTAATCATCACCTTTCAAAAGCCGGATATCCTAATTTTAGTCGAGACAGAGGTCAAAATCTTGAGAAGAGGGAAGACCTGGCAAGTGTAAAGAAATGGGCCAGCTTCACATCGCAGTCACCTGGAGATGTCAGCTCTATATCCATGGCAGGTTTAGGACACTTCGGACTGCAAGATAACAATGAAGCTCTCACTGAACACAGTACTCGGACTAAGAAAAGCAAAGTAGAGGAGGGGGCAGAGTGCAGGATAGATGAAGCTAATTTAGAAGATCTTTCAGTCATCATGGAAGCTGATGCGTTCGCTTACCTGGAGAACCTTAAAGAGTACAAGCAGATACTGTGTCTTCATGGAGTGCAAGTGGTTCATGTTACATCCGAGGGGGTCACCACCCTGTACCTACAGTCAGAGGTCCCGACCAGGTCAGGGGTTAAACAGATGCATCAAGCTCATAAGGATCTGAGTCAGCTTTACCAACGGTTAGAGGGTTGTCTGAGAAAAGACCAGATTCAAAAGAGTGCTCTTTACATGCCAGACGGACTGACTTCAACATTAAAAAAGGTGCAGTTATTACTGCCTAATGTTCTGCTTAGCTATGACCAGGATAGCATTTATATAGTTGGGGAGAAAAGTGAGGTATCTCAGGCCAAACAAATGCTACTGCTTGGGAGAGAGGAAGACGTGATGCAGAACTTGACAGAAATGCCACCATCCTCTTCCAGTTCTCTATCAGCATCCCTTGAATCCTTGGAGAGAGAGCAACAGGTTAAGAGAAAAAGTCAAGTACATACTCCAGTGCCCCCTAAACTGATCGGCTCTAGCACTGATAGAAAAGGGGAGGTTGGGAATACAAAAGAATACAAACTAGCGGCACGGTTTAAGAGCTCTGGTCTAGGAGAGATGGGTGGAGACATAAGGAGTTTCACGGCTAAAATGGACATGTTAATGTTAGACTCAACACCACCCTTTAGGTCTTCGCTTGGCACCGCAGGCGCACTCAGTAATGAACTGACAGGGGAAGGAATTGAAACCTTCAGGATGACAAGTCCAAGCTGTAGAGGAGAGGATGTCCTGTTTAAAAACCAAGACCCGTTATCTGTGAATACATTTGGTGGAACCACCTTCAACGCATCCATAGCCAAACCAACTACTCCCGCTGGACTCGCTTCAACACTGACCACAGGAGTCAAAGTTTCAGTAAACACAAGTGTGAACGCCCTATCAGCCAGGAATGCTGAAGTGAAGACAGCTGCTCCCTCCTCAACATCGCTGCCCATTTCCAAATCCCCCTTAAAAAGAGCCAATAGTTTCTCAGGTCGGCCACAGCTAAAAGATCAGGTGAAAAATAGCCAGATTACAGCTAAGCCAATGATTAGTGCATATGCCCATCAAAGAGCAAGATCCAATAGCCTCAGTGGCGGTAAACCCAATGAAGATTGCCAGATTCCTACAGTAGAAGCAGAACTTAGTGTGTCTTGTCTGATGTGGGGCTACATACAGGAGGTCTACTGCAACCAACTGGACTCCATGAAATCTGGCTTGCAAATGACTGAGAAGCAAGCAGGCAAAAGTGAGATGAGCATAACACTGAAGGGCACAGATTCATCAAAGGTTGGAGAAAGTCATCGGGAGCTTCAGAATCTAGTGGCTTTGGTAGCCAGCGACTTTTGCATTCAGGAGTTAAGTTTGACAGGGCTTGGCAGAGTTGAAAAAGATAAACTGTTTGAAACCTGCTGCTTGAATGTGCAGTCACGTTTTCCTAAAGTCACCTTGCACACcgtgaagaacagcatttacttgattGGCCCAAAACTGCTCTGCTCACAAGCCAGGGATATATTTAAGGAAGTATATTCTGGGCAGAAGTCTCCTTCCTTACCACAGATGAAGACCATGCAGGAGGGTATAAATCAGGGACCAGCAAAGTCTTCTTTGGGCATATGGTCAACAAAAGCTGATCACTTCAAGTCTGAACAAAGTCTAAATGAGTTTTCTTTTCAGGATACAAGCCAAGTGGCTAACAGCAGTTGCAAAAGTGGAGGTCAATCGATCAAACCAAAAACGGCTATATTGGGAGGGTTGGAAAACCCTAGATATACTAAGGATGTATTAAGCAAGACAAATTCTCTAAACCAATTTGCTAAACCCAGAGAAGACACAATGAGACAAAAAAATTATGGGCCAACTTCTTTAGCACTTGAAGCACACAAAAAACAAGACACCTCAATGGCTTTAAAACTGACCGACTTGCTGTCACATACCACTTCAGAGCAATGCGTGTGTGGAGCAAATAATGCATCTGTGAAACGGACTACTAGTGGTGTCATCCATTGTTCTGACAGCgtacaaatgcataaatactgCCTAGTGTGTGGAAAAGCAGAGATGAACACTCAGAAGAAGGGGCTAGGGGATCCATTTCAAAGTTGTAGCTCAAAAAATACACAGCAGGAATATCAGACGAGAGATCAGCATTCAGGACAAGAGGACAGCAAAGTACATAAAGGCATCCAAGGCACCATGACATGTGTGGAGATGACTTTTAGTCTTCCAGGCTATAACAAATACACAACGGCAAAGATCACTTACTGCATACCTGATGGCATACAAGGG GACAAGGATCCTTATCCTGGGTCACCATTCGAGGGTGGTAAATTTGTGGCTTATCTGCCACTCGACCTAAAGGGACAGAGTTTATTGCCATGCCTGGAAAAGGCATTTAATCAAGGTCTAACATTTACTGTAAGTTCAAGCAAGAAGGGTATTGGTGATGCAAAAGTAACCTGGGGCAGGATCCCCCACAAgaccagggtggatggagggaaGAGTGG caAAGGATATCCAGACTCCACATACTTTACTCGCTTGCGTGAGGCACTGGTGGCTCATGGGATTGAAGGAGTACCTGCAATCAGTCAAGATCAACTCAAATCCTGA
- the LOC127947076 gene encoding uncharacterized protein LOC127947076 isoform X2 codes for MTVTVDCSQLPLGVETLNILRSEFPGLRTQRGLLQDTCTLQGCYSDFQGAFPYMQTLVNHHLSKAGYPNFSRDRGQNLEKREDLASVKKWASFTSQSPGDVSSISMAGLGHFGLQDNNEALTEHSTRTKKSKVEEGAECRIDEANLEDLSVIMEADAFAYLENLKEYKQILCLHGVQVVHVTSEGVTTLYLQSEVPTRSGVKQMHQAHKDLSQLYQRLEGCLRKDQIQKSALYMPDGLTSTLKKVQLLLPNVLLSYDQDSIYIVGEKSEVSQAKQMLLLGREEDVMQNLTEMPPSSSSSLSASLESLEREQQVKRKSQVHTPVPPKLIGSSTDRKGEVGNTKEYKLAARFKSSGLGEMGGDIRSFTAKMDMLMLDSTPPFRSSLGTAGALSNELTGEGIETFRMTSPSCRGEDVLFKNQDPLSVNTFGGTTFNASIAKPTTPAGLASTLTTGVKVSVNTSVNALSARNAEVKTAAPSSTSLPISKSPLKRANSFSGRPQLKDQVKNSQITAKPMISAYAHQRARSNSLSGGKPNEDCQIPTVEAELSVSCLMWGYIQEVYCNQLDSMKSGLQMTEKQAGKSEMSITLKGTDSSKVGESHRELQNLVALVASDFCIQELSLTGLGRVEKDKLFETCCLNVQSRFPKVTLHTVKNSIYLIGPKLLCSQARDIFKEVYSGQKSPSLPQMKTMQEGINQGPAKSSLGIWSTKADHFKSEQSLNEFSFQDTSQVANSSCKSGGQSIKPKTAILGGLENPRYTKDVLSKTNSLNQFAKPREDTMRQKNYGPTSLALEAHKKQDTSMALKLTDLLSHTTSEQCVCGANNASVKRTTSGVIHCSDSVQMHKYCLVCGKAEMNTQKKGLGDPFQSCSSKNTQQEYQTRDQHSGQEDSKVHKGIQGTMTCVEMTFSLPGYNKYTTAKITYCIPDGIQGDKDPYPGSPFEGGKFVAYLPLDLKGQSLLPCLEKAFNQGLTFTVSSSKKGIGDAKVTWGRIPHKTRVDGGKSGKGYPDSTYFTRLREALVAHGIEGVPAISQDQLKS; via the exons ATGACTGTGACTGTGGATTGCAGTCAGCTTCCTCTGGGTGTGGAGACTCTGAATATCCTGCGCAGTGAGTTTCCAGGTCTACGTACACAACGTGGCTTATTACAAGACACGTGCACCCTGCAAGGCTGCTACTCTGATTTTCAAGGCGCCTTTCCTTATATGCAAACGTTAGTTAATCATCACCTTTCAAAAGCCGGATATCCTAATTTTAGTCGAGACAGAGGTCAAAATCTTGAGAAGAGGGAAGACCTGGCAAGTGTAAAGAAATGGGCCAGCTTCACATCGCAGTCACCTGGAGATGTCAGCTCTATATCCATGGCAGGTTTAGGACACTTCGGACTGCAAGATAACAATGAAGCTCTCACTGAACACAGTACTCGGACTAAGAAAAGCAAAGTAGAGGAGGGGGCAGAGTGCAGGATAGATGAAGCTAATTTAGAAGATCTTTCAGTCATCATGGAAGCTGATGCGTTCGCTTACCTGGAGAACCTTAAAGAGTACAAGCAGATACTGTGTCTTCATGGAGTGCAAGTGGTTCATGTTACATCCGAGGGGGTCACCACCCTGTACCTACAGTCAGAGGTCCCGACCAGGTCAGGGGTTAAACAGATGCATCAAGCTCATAAGGATCTGAGTCAGCTTTACCAACGGTTAGAGGGTTGTCTGAGAAAAGACCAGATTCAAAAGAGTGCTCTTTACATGCCAGACGGACTGACTTCAACATTAAAAAAGGTGCAGTTATTACTGCCTAATGTTCTGCTTAGCTATGACCAGGATAGCATTTATATAGTTGGGGAGAAAAGTGAGGTATCTCAGGCCAAACAAATGCTACTGCTTGGGAGAGAGGAAGACGTGATGCAGAACTTGACAGAAATGCCACCATCCTCTTCCAGTTCTCTATCAGCATCCCTTGAATCCTTGGAGAGAGAGCAACAGGTTAAGAGAAAAAGTCAAGTACATACTCCAGTGCCCCCTAAACTGATCGGCTCTAGCACTGATAGAAAAGGGGAGGTTGGGAATACAAAAGAATACAAACTAGCGGCACGGTTTAAGAGCTCTGGTCTAGGAGAGATGGGTGGAGACATAAGGAGTTTCACGGCTAAAATGGACATGTTAATGTTAGACTCAACACCACCCTTTAGGTCTTCGCTTGGCACCGCAGGCGCACTCAGTAATGAACTGACAGGGGAAGGAATTGAAACCTTCAGGATGACAAGTCCAAGCTGTAGAGGAGAGGATGTCCTGTTTAAAAACCAAGACCCGTTATCTGTGAATACATTTGGTGGAACCACCTTCAACGCATCCATAGCCAAACCAACTACTCCCGCTGGACTCGCTTCAACACTGACCACAGGAGTCAAAGTTTCAGTAAACACAAGTGTGAACGCCCTATCAGCCAGGAATGCTGAAGTGAAGACAGCTGCTCCCTCCTCAACATCGCTGCCCATTTCCAAATCCCCCTTAAAAAGAGCCAATAGTTTCTCAGGTCGGCCACAGCTAAAAGATCAGGTGAAAAATAGCCAGATTACAGCTAAGCCAATGATTAGTGCATATGCCCATCAAAGAGCAAGATCCAATAGCCTCAGTGGCGGTAAACCCAATGAAGATTGCCAGATTCCTACAGTAGAAGCAGAACTTAGTGTGTCTTGTCTGATGTGGGGCTACATACAGGAGGTCTACTGCAACCAACTGGACTCCATGAAATCTGGCTTGCAAATGACTGAGAAGCAAGCAGGCAAAAGTGAGATGAGCATAACACTGAAGGGCACAGATTCATCAAAGGTTGGAGAAAGTCATCGGGAGCTTCAGAATCTAGTGGCTTTGGTAGCCAGCGACTTTTGCATTCAGGAGTTAAGTTTGACAGGGCTTGGCAGAGTTGAAAAAGATAAACTGTTTGAAACCTGCTGCTTGAATGTGCAGTCACGTTTTCCTAAAGTCACCTTGCACACcgtgaagaacagcatttacttgattGGCCCAAAACTGCTCTGCTCACAAGCCAGGGATATATTTAAGGAAGTATATTCTGGGCAGAAGTCTCCTTCCTTACCACAGATGAAGACCATGCAGGAGGGTATAAATCAGGGACCAGCAAAGTCTTCTTTGGGCATATGGTCAACAAAAGCTGATCACTTCAAGTCTGAACAAAGTCTAAATGAGTTTTCTTTTCAGGATACAAGCCAAGTGGCTAACAGCAGTTGCAAAAGTGGAGGTCAATCGATCAAACCAAAAACGGCTATATTGGGAGGGTTGGAAAACCCTAGATATACTAAGGATGTATTAAGCAAGACAAATTCTCTAAACCAATTTGCTAAACCCAGAGAAGACACAATGAGACAAAAAAATTATGGGCCAACTTCTTTAGCACTTGAAGCACACAAAAAACAAGACACCTCAATGGCTTTAAAACTGACCGACTTGCTGTCACATACCACTTCAGAGCAATGCGTGTGTGGAGCAAATAATGCATCTGTGAAACGGACTACTAGTGGTGTCATCCATTGTTCTGACAGCgtacaaatgcataaatactgCCTAGTGTGTGGAAAAGCAGAGATGAACACTCAGAAGAAGGGGCTAGGGGATCCATTTCAAAGTTGTAGCTCAAAAAATACACAGCAGGAATATCAGACGAGAGATCAGCATTCAGGACAAGAGGACAGCAAAGTACATAAAGGCATCCAAGGCACCATGACATGTGTGGAGATGACTTTTAGTCTTCCAGGCTATAACAAATACACAACGGCAAAGATCACTTACTGCATACCTGATGGCATACAAGGG GACAAGGATCCTTATCCTGGGTCACCATTCGAGGGTGGTAAATTTGTGGCTTATCTGCCACTCGACCTAAAGGGACAGAGTTTATTGCCATGCCTGGAAAAGGCATTTAATCAAGGTCTAACATTTACTGTAAGTTCAAGCAAGAAGGGTATTGGTGATGCAAAAGTAACCTGGGGCAGGATCCCCCACAAgaccagggtggatggagggaaGAGTGG caAAGGATATCCAGACTCCACATACTTTACTCGCTTGCGTGAGGCACTGGTGGCTCATGGGATTGAAGGAGTACCTGCAATCAGTCAAGATCAACTCAAATCCTGA